In the Deltaproteobacteria bacterium PRO3 genome, CGGATACCACACGCGCCGCCTGCGCTGGGCCGCGGAGGCGGTTTCCGTCGGCGTCGAGGCGCCCGCCTTCGTCCTCTCGGAAAAATTGATCGTCAGCGCCCTCGAAAGCCCCGAGGGCCAATGGGCCAAGCTGCCGCGCGACACCGTCGGAGCCTTGCTGGCCTTCGGCACCCTGCGCGGCGCGGGCCTCGCCTCGCGGCGCTTCAACCGCTACCTGGCGGACTCGAAGGGTCTCGAGGCCTGGGCAGAGGGCCGAAGCCGCATCGCCTTGGCCGAGCGCTGGCAACCGGCCGTGGCAGACTTCGCCAAGGCCGAGGGCCGGGCCGCCTGGCTGCGCCGCATGACCGGAAAGGCCGCGGTGCCGGCCCTGGAATATCTCGGCACGACTGGAATCCCCCGCGCCTGGGCGAAGCGCGCCCTGCCGCACGCCGGCGCCCATGCCTTGGGCCTCGGCGGCTTGATGACCGCCAACAGCCTGACCCGCCTGCTCGGTCTGCGGGATGCCTCCCAGCAAGGCTACGCCGCCGACTTGGTCGACGACTTCCTGATGTACGGGCACTTCCTCGTGGCCGGGCACATCGCCGGGCGCCTCGGCCGCTCCGAGATCGACGCGCGCCTCGCCTTCCTCGAGGCCCAGCCCCTGCAAGCCCCGGCCGCCAAGGCGAAAGCGCCGGCGAAGGCGCCGGAAAAGGCCGAGGCCCGCGACTCGGATCCGGCCACGCCGCCCCCCGAATCCAAGCCCGGCGAGACCCCGCCGAAGGTCGATGTGCCGCCGGAGGTCAAGGAATTCGGCAGAAATCTCCTGCGCTGGCTGCGGGAAGACCTGCCCCAGGCCGGCCGGCTCGCCCGCGATTGGTATCAAACCCTGCGCGGACGTCCGGTTCAGGATGGAAAAAGCCCCGCTCCCCCGCCCTCGGAGTCCGTGAAAAACTCGACCGCGGAGACGCAGTCGCCCTCCCCGGAATCCCCGGCCGCCGCGCCGGAGATCAAGTCCGACAGCAGCCCCTCGGCGCCGCCGGCGATCCCGGAGGGGACGGCCACCCCCGTGCCTCCGCCGTCCCGGCAGGCCCTCCTCGAACCGACGCCCGAGGCGGTAAACTTCCGTCGCGTCGAGACCGAGGCGCCGTCCCGCGGCAAGGGCGAAGAGCACAAGGTGATCGTCGAGGTCTTGGGCCGGGAGGAGGAGCTTCGCTTCCGAGACAAGGAGACCCGCAAGCAGCTCGTCTTCGAATCCGTCCTCGGCCGCGAGGAACTCCAGAGCCCGCCGCAGGCGGTGGGCGTCGACTTTGGCTTTCCCAGTACGGAGGTCGCGGTGGCGCCTCGGCACGCGAAGATTCGCGTCGAGGTCGCCTATGACACCAAGGTCGAGGGCCAAGGCAGGAACCGGGAACCTCGCGCCTCGGCCAAGGAATGGAAATTTTTTCTGGAGGATTTAGGCGCTCCCGGCGGCACCTTCGTCAACGGCGAGCGCATCTCGAAAGCGACGCCGCTCAAGGATCAAGACCGTATCCGCTTGGGCGAGAACGGCATCGAGCTGCGCCTGCGCCTCGATCGCGCAGAGCCGAAGGCCTTCCTGATCCGGCCCGGCATCCCGCTGGCGGAGGGCCGCGGCGAGTGGATCCTCGGACGCGAGCACACGGGCGCCGGCGCCCCCGACATCCGTTTTCCGATTTCCGACCGCGACCTAAGTCGGCGCCACGCGCGAATCGTGCGCGACGAGGAGGGCCGCTACTTCGTGCAGGACCTCAGCTGGAACGGCACCCGCGTCAACCTGCGACGCCTCCACGGCAGCCACGAGCTGCGCGACGGCGACAGCCTCCGGCTGGGCGGCGTCACCGAGATGATCTTCACGCTGCCCGGAGGGGCCAAGGCCGCCGAGCCCGCCTCGCCTAAGGCCGCGCCGCCGCACCCCCACGCGGCGATCCCGCCCCCGGAGCAGGCGAAGGTCCACCCCGCCTACCGCCACTTGAGCCGCGAGGAGCTCGAGGCCCATTTCGCCAAGCTCGGCACCGAGGAGGCGGACTTCTCGGCCTACCGCGCCGGCGAGCTGGCCCTGCCGGACGGCCGCCATGTGCTGCTCAGTTCCTTGAATACCGGTTGGGCCCTCGGGCATGCCGGGGAGGCGCCGGCCAACGTTCAAAGCCTGCAGTTCAGCCTCCCCGCCGGGGCAACGCAAAATCCGGCCCTGATCTACCTCGACGGCGCGGGGCGCTTCATCCTGCGGGGGATGCGCCCGGAGAGCACGCTGGCGATCCAGACCCGCCCCGAGCGATTCCTCCCCGCGGAGGGCGAACCGAAAAAACCCTCCGCGCGCAAGCAGCCCGTTTCCGGATGGACGGTCCTGGAAGGCGGGGAGCGGGTCTTTCTCGGCGAGGACTTCTACTTCGATTTCTGGCCGGGCGCGCCGAAATCTCCCTACGAGCGCCCGACGGCGGTCTCCGGCGAATTCGGCTCGGTCGAGGTGAAACAAAATCCCTTTGCGGTCGCTGAAACGCCGCCGCCTTCGACTCCGGAAAAACCCTCCGCCCTCGTCTTTCTAGACGGGAAACTCCAAATGCCGTTGAACAAGACGGTGCGGCTGAGCTCCCGCGGGGAAATCTCCGAGCTGTTGATCCGCGACGAGCCCGGCAAACCGGAAGTCGAGATCCTGGTCCCGGAATCCGTCGCCAAGCTGCAGGAGACCCGTTTCTTCCAGGAAGCGGGCGGATGGAAGATCCGCTCGGAGGGCGGCGAGGGCGCCCCTATCGTCGTCAACGGCATGCGCCTCCCGGAACGGATCACCCTGGACCTGCTGCCCGACACCACCTTGGAGATAGGCGACCTCAAGATTCAGATCCGCCTACCTTGACGCGCCGCCCCTCGACAAAAGGCTCTAAGCCGCGCGGCTTCCATGCTAAGCTCAAACCCGAGCCATGGACTTCAGCCAATTCTCCGCACTGACCTTCTTCGGCGCGATCGCGATCTTCATCTACGGCATCCGCTTGACCCGCGCCGGGGTCCAGCTGCTCACCGGCGATCGCCTGCGAACGATCCTGGCCTCGCTCACCGAGAACCGCTTCCTGGCCTTAGGCGTCGGCGCCGTCGTCACGCTGATCCTGCAAAGCTCCAGCGCCACCACCATCAACCTGGTCGGCTTCGTCGCCTCCGGGGCGATGACCTTGACGCAGGCGATGGGCGTCATGCTGGGCGCCGACATCGGCACGACCTTCGTCGTCATGCTGCTGGCGGTCAAGGGCATCGCCACCTACTCCCTGCTCCTGCTGGTCGCGGGACTGGTGGTCGACATCCTGCGCCGCGGCAAGCGCGGCCGCTACGTCAGCATGATCCTGATGGGCTTCGGCTTCGTCTTCTTCGGCATGAAGCTGATCATCGCGGTCACGGGCTCGCTGCAGGAGGACCCGCTGCTGCGGGAGATCTTCGCCTTCCTGGCCGACCGGCCCTGGCTGACGATGGTCGCGGGCCTGGCCTTCACCATCGCCGTGCAAAACAGCGCGGCGCCCATCGGCCTGGCCATCGCCCTGGCCTTCTCGGGCCTGTTCACCCTGGAGACCGCCCTGCCGATCGTGCTGGGCGCCAACGTCGGGGCCTGTTCCGGCTCCATCCTCGCCAGCCTGGGCTCCAATGCCGCGGGGAGGCGCGTCGCCCTGGCCCATTTCCTCTTCAAAGCGAGCGGCGCCGTCGCGGCGATGCTGCTACTCAAGCCCTTCGCACAGTCCGTGACCTGGTTCGCCGCGCAACTGCACGGCGCTTTCCCCGTCAGCGGGCAGATCGCGATCGCCCACCTGCTGTTCAACGTCTATTTGGTGATCGTCTTCCTCCCCCTGCTCAAGCCGGCG is a window encoding:
- a CDS encoding Na/Pi cotransporter family protein, with translation MDFSQFSALTFFGAIAIFIYGIRLTRAGVQLLTGDRLRTILASLTENRFLALGVGAVVTLILQSSSATTINLVGFVASGAMTLTQAMGVMLGADIGTTFVVMLLAVKGIATYSLLLLVAGLVVDILRRGKRGRYVSMILMGFGFVFFGMKLIIAVTGSLQEDPLLREIFAFLADRPWLTMVAGLAFTIAVQNSAAPIGLAIALAFSGLFTLETALPIVLGANVGACSGSILASLGSNAAGRRVALAHFLFKASGAVAAMLLLKPFAQSVTWFAAQLHGAFPVSGQIAIAHLLFNVYLVIVFLPLLKPAAWLIQKLLPDPRKAEEEKFRPRYLDPKSLETPSLAFANVRREMLRMLDLDLGMFRDCLAVFEKNDRVLLEAIQSEDDQVDLLNREIKFFLARLSLEQLSPEQGEMELRLIEMTGILEEIGDIINRSVLELAEKKIRTGRKFSEEGWAELKDFHARIVENFQIAAGSLATEDATLARKLLRHNEQLVRVEKEYQQAHLNRLHLGRKESLETSSIHLDLLANFYRINFLVAKLIRKAYPGILD
- a CDS encoding FHA domain-containing protein, whose amino-acid sequence is MSGGIKYRLTPRERALFAEQLSLFEALRDRLKPSGIDTKLDDAELEVSVEEGPQGPEFSLQIPFDTDPVPQNGRFYVQDVFQLSQGADRILSFERSLRQDLNVNKRIGYWVSAARRDHPDAKINSHAEHLRRFLEDLGKLPKPGAGDPPLQRFLGGVLSRLHRPFPEDNEALVRKNFAVFIPVLQKTAPLGVRMKFGDPQSGLVLRREGDKIFLSVQIVMDDDPKPGLEAERNGRMFLIDTYEIDAADGQILNTHRELVPSEVRTEDFDQAYAAVKDSPPPAKDSPELKALVAGWLKNLAPAPATVRSGPAMAPAVPEAPRDPAGKILFSLYRFAERDGEAGKRFLEAMTQQSSGTPLTGILAVPELDRAALRDALAVTILGDAAKAEAAITTWLGETGLQAPTRTLLQALSQYSRGDYQGTRRSLNPLLSVSPFARQILRAAELRMGQGPRGEAVEILKMAAAERLEQANRHDKAWLTVVSDGLAGKVSADPEERRLAVLSFFKNFEASLEGHAGGLASAVEATPAHGIYEKEVQSLLLRDPALRRLTALLDEPDAGLRENGLLTLARGSLLGEAKLPATAKRIAESLSPELDGAQDLNNWFSGRANLGQKVEFLLPAFAEEVLAPRTLFSMAAAGVLGQVAKAAFFARAGYHTRRLRWAAEAVSVGVEAPAFVLSEKLIVSALESPEGQWAKLPRDTVGALLAFGTLRGAGLASRRFNRYLADSKGLEAWAEGRSRIALAERWQPAVADFAKAEGRAAWLRRMTGKAAVPALEYLGTTGIPRAWAKRALPHAGAHALGLGGLMTANSLTRLLGLRDASQQGYAADLVDDFLMYGHFLVAGHIAGRLGRSEIDARLAFLEAQPLQAPAAKAKAPAKAPEKAEARDSDPATPPPESKPGETPPKVDVPPEVKEFGRNLLRWLREDLPQAGRLARDWYQTLRGRPVQDGKSPAPPPSESVKNSTAETQSPSPESPAAAPEIKSDSSPSAPPAIPEGTATPVPPPSRQALLEPTPEAVNFRRVETEAPSRGKGEEHKVIVEVLGREEELRFRDKETRKQLVFESVLGREELQSPPQAVGVDFGFPSTEVAVAPRHAKIRVEVAYDTKVEGQGRNREPRASAKEWKFFLEDLGAPGGTFVNGERISKATPLKDQDRIRLGENGIELRLRLDRAEPKAFLIRPGIPLAEGRGEWILGREHTGAGAPDIRFPISDRDLSRRHARIVRDEEGRYFVQDLSWNGTRVNLRRLHGSHELRDGDSLRLGGVTEMIFTLPGGAKAAEPASPKAAPPHPHAAIPPPEQAKVHPAYRHLSREELEAHFAKLGTEEADFSAYRAGELALPDGRHVLLSSLNTGWALGHAGEAPANVQSLQFSLPAGATQNPALIYLDGAGRFILRGMRPESTLAIQTRPERFLPAEGEPKKPSARKQPVSGWTVLEGGERVFLGEDFYFDFWPGAPKSPYERPTAVSGEFGSVEVKQNPFAVAETPPPSTPEKPSALVFLDGKLQMPLNKTVRLSSRGEISELLIRDEPGKPEVEILVPESVAKLQETRFFQEAGGWKIRSEGGEGAPIVVNGMRLPERITLDLLPDTTLEIGDLKIQIRLP